In the genome of Caenorhabditis elegans chromosome IV, the window GTTTCATTAGGATGCTTATAAAGCATCATGACAGCCTTTCCAAGACCCGATTGCTTCAGTGTACTTCTGTCGAGTTTCCAAAATCGTGGATTATGAAGCAACTTGAGCACAGTTATACGAATATCAAGTGCCGGTAGGCATTTGTCTGGAAGTGGAGCAAGCCATTCGGAAAGAGCACTCATAAAGCCGTTTTCAATTAGAACTTCAACAATTCCAGCTCGAAGCATGATTGCCTTCACTTCAGGAagcattttgattttctggaaagCAGGCTTTCGTTCAATATTTGCATTTCTGTCAGATTTCGCCGCGTGTTTCATTCTTTCAACGAGCCGTGAAACGGTACCGTCATCGTCATTGATTATATCAATTCCTCCGTCTTTTCCTCCACGACGAGTTTTCTTCTTACGTTCTGCCTTTTTCTCGGCGAGCATTTTATCGAAGTCCCATTCAAAATGACGTCCATGCCTGTCTACTGGACCATCATCGTCGTCACTGTCGTAGGCAGGCTTTGAAGTTTCCTGACTTTCTTCTTCGTCACGGCCCTCCACAAATTCATCCAAATCATTCGTCTTTTTTGGTCGATCCTCGTCGTCGTCATCGCTGTCATCaccaaaaagattttttgtggTTGGCTCTTTTTTGGAGGTGCCTTCATGATCAGAATCATCAGAATCGAGCATTACTCTTCTGAAATGTTAGAAATTAGTAAAACGTAGCAGGTTGACAATATTTAATTCTTACCTTTTCTTTCCTTCTGCATCACTTGCATCAGAGTCTATCAAAGCTCGCTTGTTCGCACTTTCCTCCGCATCAGAATCTTCGTCACTGTCTATCATAACTTTTGATTTGGTTTTGACCGGCGATGGTGACGGTGATCTTGAGCCAGCAGGACTTGCGGCAGATGGACTTGCTGGAGCAGAACTGTCACGAGCTGGACTAGCCGGAGCCTCGAACGATTCATCCTTGTAGATATCCTGAACATCTCCCGATGGTGATTCTGGGGCGTTTCCTTCCGAGCGAGGAGAAATTGGAGCCAATGGGGATGAAGCTCCTGATGAAGCAGGGGATGTTGGAGAAGCTCCATGCGACTCTTCTTCGTGGTCCGACATTCCGCAAAGTTCGAACACtggaaaaagttattttctttGAAAGAAATACATATAAGGAATTAAAAATAAGGATTGAAATCGTATTAAGAGTAAACAAAGaagacatttctgaaaatgaacattaaaggagcaaaaattccaaagtgATTGATTTAACATTGTAACTTTGAGTCAGATTTTGAGACATTTTATTGAAAGTACAGTTATCTTCGGAACGTAAAAGTATTTATCTATATTTCTATAtaaattcccgaaaaaaacTACAACAAGATGAGAAAATTCCTTTAAAGGGGGTTATGTAAAAGTGCTGGAAAAATCTTTCGCAcatgtaaaataaaaacaacattaaatttttataaaatatctGCGCGAGTTTTAATATGCAATGTACATTTCcactgtttttaattttcactaatAAAAACATACAATGACACAATAAAGCGGGGAATTGCAAAAAGTCGAAActtgaatttgatgaaaattgcgaaaattctCCACCCGGAAACGCCAGCAACTTGAAGGAACTTGCAAAGAACTAATAATTTTCGATATGTTGTTGaaactaaagaaaaattgatttaaaaagagaaaa includes:
- the F13B12.1 gene encoding IWS1-like protein (Confirmed by transcript evidence), whose translation is MSDHEEESHGASPTSPASSGASSPLAPISPRSEGNAPESPSGDVQDIYKDESFEAPASPARDSSAPASPSAASPAGSRSPSPSPVKTKSKVMIDSDEDSDAEESANKRALIDSDASDAEGKKRRVMLDSDDSDHEGTSKKEPTTKNLFGDDSDDDDEDRPKKTNDLDEFVEGRDEEESQETSKPAYDSDDDDGPVDRHGRHFEWDFDKMLAEKKAERKKKTRRGGKDGGIDIINDDDGTVSRLVERMKHAAKSDRNANIERKPAFQKIKMLPEVKAIMLRAGIVEVLIENGFMSALSEWLAPLPDKCLPALDIRITVLKLLHNPRFWKLDRSTLKQSGLGKAVMMLYKHPNETKENKGIANKLIGEWARPIYHLDTDYSTVSRQEREERDYSRMPEKRKKKINSRDEEEPNDDDQPKRPRIRDADEMGPTKSDDLKPGDKGYIPRARVPKPSTKDYVIRPEWRVTGAFKGEKKSTGNNRYDQTFRDFQERTKKSKANRIVKVSLEGRNMGI